Proteins co-encoded in one Papaver somniferum cultivar HN1 chromosome 5, ASM357369v1, whole genome shotgun sequence genomic window:
- the LOC113278839 gene encoding uncharacterized protein LOC113278839 gives MVDSETVNKYTHFLPFDSWHIVPAVGKSGGMAFGFLKNSSLEVLSSTFNMIHVVCDITPIIKNCLVTFIYGALNTLCIRNQWNYLKYFNESDNRPWLLLGDFNFILNVSEKQGGIPENSLASDFIKNSLSMLNMHDVFSFGNPFTWCNRRFKNPSELIFEKLDRGFINDNWVSLLPQTRVTNLGRVFSNHCPILLQCFHSTDKLAIPFKYFKCWQANPEFKDILVNSWKKLRNMYNTIHMLKDNQGNWLENKDQVLHLLDDHFKKIFASSMPRNSDIDDVLMDIKPIISDELNSELVAIPSENEIFTTIKNMAPWKYPGPDGFLDGFFRDNWDHISTEVINHSAFIANKQIHDNIIISHEILHSFKTRKRKNNKDGFMAIKLDLSKAFDRLEWPFIIAVFKNLGFSDDWCQVIHQCINTVSYSILVNGSPG, from the exons ATGGTTGATAGTGAGACTGTTAATAAGTACACGCATTTTTTACCTTTTGATTCTTGGCACATTGTTCCTGCTGTGGGTAAATCTGGTGGTATGGCTTTTGGGTTTTTAAAAAATTCAAGTTTAGAGGTTTTAAGCAGTACTTTTAATATGATTCATGTAGTATGCGATATCACTCCAATAATTAAGAATTGTTTGGTCACTTTCATCTATGGAGCTTTAAATACTTTATGTATCAGAAATCAGTGGAACTACTTGAAATATTTCAATGAGTCGGACAATAGGCCTTGGCTTTTATTAGGTGACTTCAACTTTATACTGAATGTCTCAGAAAAACAGGGAGGAATTCCTGAAAATTCGTTAGCGTCTGATTTTATTAAGAACTCTCTTTCGATGTTAAATATGCATGATGTTTTCTCTTTTGGAAATCCGTTTACTTGGTGCAACAGAAGATTCAAAAATCCTTCTGAGCTTATATTTGAAAAACTGGATAGGGGATTTATTAATGATAATTGGGTTTCGCTGCTACCTCAAACTAGGGTTACGAATCTAGGTAGAGTTTTCTCAAATCATTGCCCCATCTTGCTGCAATGTTTTCATAGTACTGATAAACTTGCTATTCCTTTTAAGTACTTTAAATGCTGGCAAGCTAACCCTGAATTCAAAGATATTCTTGTTAATTCTTGGAAAAAG TTAAGAAACATGTACAACACCATACATATGCTTAAAGATAATCAAGGTAATTGGCTGGAAAATAAAGATCAAGTCCTTCACCTCCTTGATGAtcattttaaaaaaatatttgctTCTTCTATGCCGAGAAACTCTGATATTGATGATGTGCTTATGGATATCAAGCCTATCATTTCTGATGAGCTCAATTCTGAGCTTGTTGCTATACCTTCTGAGAATGAGATATTTACAACTATTAAAAATATGGCGCCTTGGAAATACCCCGGACCTGATGGTTTTCTGGATGGGTTCTTCAGGGATAATTGGGATCACATTTCAACTGAAGTTATTAATCAC TCTGCATTTATAGCTAATAAGCAAATACATGATAACATCATCATTAGTCATGAAATTCTGCATTCCTTTAAAACTAGAAAgaggaaaaataacaaagatggtTTCATGGCTATTAAGTTAGATTTAtctaaagcctttgataggctGGAATGGCCATTCATAATTGCTGTGTTTAAAAATTTGGGTTTTTCGGATGACTGGTGCCAGGTTATTCACCAATGCATTAACACTGTCTCTTATTCTATTCTTGTGAATGGATCTCCAGGGTAA